In Oncorhynchus kisutch isolate 150728-3 linkage group LG5, Okis_V2, whole genome shotgun sequence, a genomic segment contains:
- the rpusd4 gene encoding pseudouridylate synthase RPUSD4, mitochondrial: MNSYRTVTLACNNDVIRTCKAAIRSGKTGSICHISRGVASLLTRAYASVPRREEPPPVSDSDKRPNLRAIDLARKIRQEKLKGNATGGGSDAAVLNPSVPVSQLQKRVIELRQFTQQLQNVHPNVLAKHLHRGLILPHPELAVVNKPYGVSVQDGSSNKNNISDVLPILAKMVDGIRAGSRLHVCLGLDKETTGTLLLARTEEALDYVQNLHKNHQVERKYWVVAVGVPVPSEGVIDIPVIEREVTGAQPHFKMGLSPVYRVSDGGEGVTKVRANRQAQGAVTQYRVLDSSNGCSLVELQPITGVKHQLRVHMAYALGSPILGDHKYSHWTKLAPQKLPDGVLRRLGLEQSKARYLPLHLHARQLTLPEFKGQSDITVSCPLPKYFTSTLRRLQIPIPDE, encoded by the exons atgaaCAGCTATAGGACGGTTACATTGGCTTGTAATAATGATGTTATAAGGACATGTAAAGCGGCAATTCGCTCAGGGAAAACAGGCAGTATTTGTCACATATCAAGGGGAGTAGCATCCTTGCTCACGCGAGCATATGCTTCTGTCCCGAGACGAGAGGAACCACCACCAGTGTCTGACTCTGACAAGAGACCGAATCTGAGAGCCATCGACCTTGCACGCAAAATTCGCCAGGAGAAACTGAAAGGAAATGCAACTGGTGGTGGGTCAGACGCGGCTGTCCTTAATCCGTCGGTGCCAGTGTCCCAACTGCAAAAGAGGGTCATCGAGCTGCGACAGTTCACTCAGCAGCTACAGAATGTTCACCCCAACGTTCTTGCAAAGCACCTTCACAGAGGTCTGATCCTCCCACATCCAGAGCTCGCCGTCGTTAATAAACCCTATGGAGTTTCTGTTCAAG ATGGGTCAAGCAACAAAAACAACATCTCAGACGTGCTTCCAATCCTTGCCAAGATGGTGGATGGAATAAGGGCTGGGTCTCGGCTGCACGTCTGCCTTGGATTAGACAAGGAGACGACAGGGACCCTCCTGCTGGCAAGGACTGAGGAAGCACTGGACTATGTACAAAATCTTCACAAAAACCACCAAGTGGAGAGGAAATATTG GGTTGTTGCTGTGGGTGTGCCTGTTCCCTCTGAGGGAGTGATTGACATTCCCGTCATAGAGAGAGAGGTCACAGGGGCTCAGCCTCACTTCAAG ATGGGCCTGAGTCCTGTGTACAGGGTGAGTGACGGGGGCGAGGGAGTGACCAAAGTGCGGGCCAATCGGCAGGCCCAGGGTGCCGTGACTCAGTACCGTGTCCTGGACAGCAGCAACGGCTGCAGCCTGGTCGAGCTCCAGCCTAtcacag GTGTGAAGCACCAGTTGAGGGTCCATATGGCATACGCTCTGGGATCTCCTATCCTCGGAGATCACAAATACTCCCACTGGACCAAACTGGCACCTCAG AAACTGCCAGATGGTGTGTTGCGGAGGCTGGGACTTGAACAGAGCAAGGCGCGTTATCTGCCTCTCCACCTGCATGCCCGTCAGCTGACACTGCCAGAGTTCAAAGGTCAGAGTGACATTACGGTGTCTTGCCCCCTGCCAAAGTATTTCACCAGCACTTTGCGACGACTGCAGATCCCGATTCCAGATGAATGA
- the qrich1 gene encoding transcriptional regulator QRICH1 → MNEPVESGVVSFDEYVRQKARSVPQHRMKEFLESLANKGPETLQDFRQQGDAATTTTMVYQQGGNCVYTDSTEVAGSLLELACPVQVTSAQISPQMASGVHQGSEQLIQVQVQIQGQQDQTVDLQGIPTAAQLVQQGELTEEQHQQIQAQLVAAVSGGQQIQHIQLQGGQQIQLQGGQHIQLQGDLQGGQQIQLPGGQQIQLPCGQQIQLPGGQQIQLQGGQQIQHIQLPGGQQIQLQGGQQIQIQTVEAMSPQQQQGSPREPERRAGVLQPAKKRKMDVPIQVSYALPQSQQGQQVVLALPQGQGQQQQYLSIRPDLLTVDSTHLYSTTGTITGPAGETWTIPVYSGGQQGGVHHIAIPQEAYSTMQVSSSHHDNKDNGVAHSSSSGALSVQSGGTVSVSGTTNEEVVQTLFPTQFMNGNIHCPVVVQTVGGAYNSTQQLHIWDPQQQQEHQEHQLHLQGHVESESQVEAPQELLMPISLKPEEGLDVWRLWVQRKNAELDKDEQNKLAPIGRRQALRFQEDLVSSAVAELNVALALMTQEAQGLEGERFEPDALYYIFLCIQKYLFENGRVDDIFSDQYYTRFSQWLHKALDEWRPSIHPLGYIIPSHVTEEMLWECKQLGAHSPATLLTTLMFFNTKYFHLTTVEQHLKVAFSKVLRHTKKNPSNPKDKSTSIRYLKGHGPLGTHHAGQKVTDDMYEEQAEDPENPLRCPIKLYDFYLFKCPQSAKGRNDAYYLTPEPVVAPNSPIWYSTQPITSEQVEHMLTRIIMVREIQETIAMSSVDMH, encoded by the exons ATGAACGAGCCCGTAGAGAGCGGTGTGGTCTCATTTGATGAATACGTGCGTCAGAAGGCCCGCAGTGTGCCCCAGCACCGTATGAAGGAGTTCCTGGAGTCCCTGGCCAACAAGGGCCCTGAGACGCTGCAGGACTTCAGACAGCAGGGCGATGCcgccactaccaccaccatggttTACCAGCAGGGGGGCAACTGTGTATACACAGACAGCACAGAGGTAGCTGGCTCACTGCTGGAGCTGGCCTGTCCG GTGCAGGTGACCTCTGCACAGATCTCACCCCAGATGGCTTCTGGTGTGCACCAGGGGTCTGAACAGCTGATACAAGTACAG GTGCAGATCCAGGGGCAGCAGGACCAGACGGTGGACCTCCAGGGCATTCCCACAGCAGCCCAGCTGGTCCAGCAAGGAGAGCTCACAGAGGAGCAGCACcaacag ATCCAGGCCCAGTTGGTGGCAGCAGTGTCAGGCGGTCAACAAATCCAGCATATTCAACTACAAGGGGGTCAGCAAATTCAGCTCCAAGGAGGTCAACACATCCAGCTTCAAGGGGACTTACAGGGTGGTCAACAAATCCAGCTGCCGGGCGGTCAACAAATCCAGCTACCTTGCGGTCAACAAATCCAACTGCCAGGCGGTCAACAAATCCAACTGCAAGGTGGGCAACAAATCCAGCACATTCAGCTACCAGGCGGTCAACAAATTCAACTACAGGGAGGCCAGCAGATCCAGATCCAGACGGTGGAGGCCATGTCTCCTCAGCAGCAGCAGGGCTCTCCCCGagagccagagaggagagctggtGTCCTCCAACCTGCCAAGAAGCGCAAGATGGATGTCCCCATCCAGGTGTCCTATGCCCTCCCTCAGAGCCAGCAGGGCCAGCAGGTGGTTCTGGCCCTCCCCCAAGGGCaggggcagcagcagcagtactTGTCCATCCGGCCAGACCTGCTCACTGTGGACAGCACCCACCTGTACAGCACCACGGGTACCATCACAGGCCCTGCCGGGGAGACCTGGACCATCCCTGTGTACTCTGGGGGGCAGCAAGGGGGCGTGCATCATATTGCCATTCCCCAGGAGGCATACAGCACGATGCAGGTGTCCTCCAGTCACCACGACAACAAAGACAATGGAGTGGCCCACTCCTCATCGTCGGGTGCCTTGTCCGTCCAGTCGGGTGGCACCGTGTCGGTGTCCGGGACGACGAATGAGGAAGTGGTGCAGACGCTGTTCCCAACGCAGTTCATGAACGGGAACATTCACTGCCCAGTGGTGGTCCAGACGGTGGGCGGGGCTTACAATAGCACACAGCAGCTTCACATCTGGGACCCCCAGCAGCAGCAGGAACACCAGGAGCACCAGCTCCACCTACAG GGTCACGTGGAGTCAGAGTCCCAGGTGGAAGCCCCCCAGGAGCTACTGATGCCCATCTCCCTGAagcctgaggagggcctggatgTGTGGCGCCTCTGGGTCCAGCGCAAGAACGCAGAGCTGGACAAGGACGAGCAGAACAAGCTGGCGCCCATTGGAC GTCGGCAGGCCCTGCGCTTCCAGGAGGACCTGGTGTCGAGTGCGGTGGCTGAGCTCAACGTGGCTCTGGCTCTCATGACCCAGGAGGCCCAGGGGCTGGAGGGAGAACGTTTTGAGCCTGATGCCCTCTACTACATCTTCCTGTGTATACAGAAG TACCTCTTTGAAAACGGACGGGTGGATGATATCTTCTCTGACCAGTACTACACACGCTTCTCCCAGTGGTTACACAAAGCCCTGGATGAGTGGAGGCCCAGCATCCATCCACTAG GGTACATCATTCCCAGTCACGTGACAGAGGAGATGCTGTGGGAGTGTAAACAACTAGGAGCCCATTCGCCAGCCACGCTGCTTACCACACTCATGTTCTTCAACACTAA GTATTTCCATCTGACGACGGTAGAGCAGCACTTGAAGGTGGCCTTCTCCAAGGTGCTGAGACACACCAAGAAGAACCCGTCCAACCCCAAGGACAAGAGCACCAGTATCCGCTATCTGAAGGGCCATGGCCCTTTGGGGACACACCATGCTGGGCAGAAAG TGACTGATGACATGTATGAGGAGCAGGCTGAGGATCCTGAGAACCCGCTGCGATGCCCCATTAAACTGTATGACTTTTACCTCTTCAAATG TCCCCAGAGTGCTAAGGGGCGTAACGACGCGTACTACCTGACGCCAGAGCCTGTCGTGGCGCCAAACAGTCCCATATGGTACTCCACTCAGCCAATCACAAGTGAGCAGGTGGAGCACATGCTCACACGCATCATCATGGTGCGAGAGATCCAGGAGACCATCGCCATGTCGTCGGTCGACATGCACTGA